A region from the Natronoarchaeum mannanilyticum genome encodes:
- a CDS encoding cbb3-type cytochrome c oxidase subunit I, which yields MSTEDAHEHHLPPMSSVRRWLVTTNHKDVGILYIVTSLFFLVAGGILALLFRIQLWSPGASILSASAYNQAVTVHGLVMVFWFLSPFAFGFANYVVPLQIGAKDLAFPRLNALSYWLYLFSGLLVLSSFFQGGAFQGGWTMYAPLNVEMAEATGGQLPMFTPSIGGTMTILALTLFVLSVTVGTINFLVTIHRGRAEGMGLWQLPMFSWSILLTVWMMLFAFAALLAALVILLSDRIVGTTYLAATESGGSLLWAHIFWFFGHPEVYIVFFPALGVMFEAFQSFCGRRLVGRKWVILAMILVAVQSFLVWMHHMFLTTINLEIKTLMMASTIGISLPFDLMVFSMIYTMAKGKIRVTTPFLFSLGALILFIIGGITGVFLGAIVLDYEFRGTYWVVAHFHYVMVAGVTALIGGLYYWFPKMTGKMYDETLGKVHFALYFVGFNLLYFPMFAAWETPRRVFEYATGLTPWHQLATIGGFVLGGSFLVMFYNLYHSFLSGDPAGDNPWEYAATTEWAIPSPPPLENWAGRVSFADGGLSFVDDEDDRARAADGGASAGGDPSADGGTAVGRPAVPTGATATPTPTETAHGDGPDHASIWPLGVGVGLFFLFAGLSAFRQGELVQDVYLAPLAVGLGVTLYSSYQFGMESFHAPEPAIAERWPFDGVEKEKLGVWFFLASDVVVFGALIGAYLFIRINYGWTEWHSVPPNALPGLVNTLVLLTSSFTVVLAMVFAERGSKRGLVASLVATVLLGLVFLGIKAWEWSHEFAIGVYPWSGIEESVYYLTTGMHGFHVILGMLVALFMIYRAAGGAYLGDDEPVEYFGLYWHFVDIVWVLLFPLFYLL from the coding sequence ATGAGCACCGAAGACGCCCACGAGCACCACCTCCCGCCGATGTCCTCGGTCAGGCGCTGGCTCGTCACGACGAACCACAAGGACGTCGGGATCCTCTACATCGTGACCTCGCTGTTCTTCCTGGTGGCCGGCGGGATTCTCGCGCTGCTCTTTCGGATCCAGCTGTGGTCCCCCGGCGCCTCGATCCTCTCGGCGTCGGCGTACAACCAGGCGGTCACCGTTCACGGGCTGGTGATGGTGTTCTGGTTCCTCTCGCCCTTCGCGTTCGGTTTCGCCAACTACGTCGTCCCCCTGCAGATCGGCGCGAAAGATCTGGCATTTCCTCGACTCAACGCCCTGAGCTACTGGCTCTACCTGTTCTCGGGGCTGCTCGTCCTGTCCTCGTTCTTCCAGGGCGGGGCGTTCCAGGGCGGCTGGACGATGTACGCCCCGTTGAACGTCGAGATGGCCGAGGCCACCGGCGGGCAGCTGCCGATGTTCACGCCCTCGATCGGCGGGACGATGACGATCCTGGCGCTGACGCTGTTCGTCCTGTCGGTCACCGTCGGCACGATCAACTTCCTCGTGACGATCCATCGCGGGCGCGCGGAGGGGATGGGGCTGTGGCAGCTCCCGATGTTCTCGTGGTCGATCCTGCTGACCGTCTGGATGATGCTGTTCGCGTTCGCGGCGCTTTTGGCCGCGCTGGTGATCCTGCTGTCGGACCGGATCGTCGGGACGACCTACCTCGCCGCGACGGAGTCGGGCGGCTCGCTGCTGTGGGCCCACATCTTCTGGTTCTTCGGCCACCCGGAGGTGTACATCGTGTTCTTCCCGGCGCTTGGCGTGATGTTCGAGGCGTTCCAGTCGTTCTGCGGGCGCCGGCTGGTCGGGCGCAAGTGGGTGATCCTCGCGATGATCCTCGTGGCGGTCCAGAGCTTCCTCGTCTGGATGCACCACATGTTCCTGACGACGATCAACCTGGAGATCAAGACGCTGATGATGGCCTCGACGATCGGGATCTCCCTGCCCTTCGACCTGATGGTGTTCTCGATGATCTACACGATGGCGAAGGGGAAGATCCGGGTCACGACGCCGTTCCTGTTCTCGCTGGGCGCGCTGATACTGTTCATCATCGGCGGGATCACCGGCGTCTTTCTCGGCGCGATCGTGCTCGACTACGAGTTCCGGGGCACGTACTGGGTAGTCGCGCACTTCCACTACGTGATGGTCGCGGGCGTGACGGCGCTGATCGGCGGGCTCTACTACTGGTTCCCGAAGATGACCGGGAAGATGTACGACGAGACCCTCGGAAAGGTCCACTTCGCGCTGTACTTCGTCGGGTTCAACCTGCTGTACTTCCCGATGTTCGCCGCCTGGGAGACGCCCCGGCGCGTGTTCGAGTACGCCACCGGCCTGACGCCGTGGCACCAACTCGCGACGATCGGCGGGTTCGTCCTCGGCGGCTCGTTCCTCGTGATGTTCTACAACCTGTACCACAGCTTCCTCTCGGGCGACCCCGCCGGCGACAACCCCTGGGAGTACGCCGCGACGACCGAGTGGGCGATCCCCTCGCCGCCGCCCCTGGAGAACTGGGCCGGGCGCGTCTCGTTCGCCGACGGCGGGCTCTCCTTTGTCGACGACGAGGACGATCGGGCGCGCGCGGCCGACGGGGGCGCGAGTGCCGGCGGCGATCCCTCCGCGGATGGCGGAACCGCCGTCGGCCGCCCCGCCGTCCCGACCGGCGCGACCGCGACGCCGACGCCGACCGAGACCGCCCACGGCGACGGGCCCGACCACGCGAGCATCTGGCCGCTCGGCGTCGGCGTCGGGCTGTTCTTCCTGTTCGCCGGGCTGTCGGCGTTTCGGCAGGGCGAACTCGTCCAGGACGTCTACCTCGCGCCGCTGGCGGTCGGGCTCGGCGTCACCCTCTACAGCTCCTACCAGTTCGGGATGGAGAGCTTCCACGCGCCCGAGCCGGCGATCGCCGAGCGCTGGCCGTTCGACGGCGTCGAGAAGGAGAAGCTCGGCGTCTGGTTCTTCCTCGCGTCGGACGTCGTCGTGTTCGGCGCGCTGATCGGCGCGTACCTGTTCATCCGGATCAACTACGGGTGGACCGAATGGCACTCGGTGCCGCCGAACGCCCTGCCGGGGCTGGTGAACACGCTCGTGTTGCTGACCAGCAGCTTCACCGTCGTCCTCGCGATGGTGTTCGCCGAGCGCGGGAGCAAGCGCGGGCTGGTCGCCAGCTTAGTCGCCACCGTCCTGCTGGGGCTAGTGTTCCTGGGGATCAAGGCCTGGGAGTGGTCCCACGAGTTCGCCATCGGCGTCTACCCGTGGTCGGGCATCGAGGAGTCGGTGTACTACCTCACGACCGGGATGCACGGGTTCCACGTGATCCTCGGGATGCTGGTCGCGCTGTTCATGATCTACCGCGCGGCCGGCGGGGCGTATCTCGGCGACGACGAGCCCGTCGAGTACTTCGGACTGTACTGGCACTTCGTCGACATCGTGTGGGTGCTACTGTTCCCGCTGTTCTATCTGCTGTAG
- the coxB gene encoding cytochrome c oxidase subunit II → MSSPAALAVPLQFAGQSRAEIFQSIFTVFLALGTLVGVVVIGYTLYNAYRNRDDGAAVDAADGAAAKKQPRIGELPSGGGGGRKLFLSFAISAIIVVGLIIWTYSALLYVEGQPNTADAEQINVTGEDFTWQFEYDNGVTTVNELRVPANERVVLRATSGDVWHTFGIPEKHVKTDAIPGQTSTTWFDTGETGEYRAECFELCGTGHSGMTADVIVMEPEAYEQWLANQSDSSEAAANESDGANASANRLDAGDAAASGPTPNDVAASRPAPSAAAASGASPPIAARDRGESR, encoded by the coding sequence GTGAGTAGCCCGGCCGCACTCGCGGTTCCGCTGCAGTTCGCCGGACAGTCGCGCGCCGAGATCTTCCAGTCCATCTTCACGGTGTTCCTGGCGCTGGGGACGCTCGTCGGCGTCGTCGTGATCGGGTACACGCTGTACAACGCCTACAGGAATCGCGACGACGGCGCCGCCGTGGATGCCGCGGACGGCGCGGCGGCGAAGAAACAACCCCGTATCGGCGAGCTGCCGTCCGGCGGCGGCGGGGGTCGGAAGCTGTTCCTCTCCTTTGCGATCAGCGCGATCATCGTCGTCGGGCTGATCATCTGGACGTACTCGGCGCTACTGTACGTCGAGGGCCAGCCCAACACCGCCGACGCCGAACAGATCAACGTCACCGGCGAGGACTTCACCTGGCAGTTCGAGTACGATAACGGCGTCACGACGGTCAACGAACTGCGCGTGCCCGCCAACGAGCGGGTCGTGCTCCGGGCGACCTCGGGCGACGTCTGGCACACCTTCGGCATCCCCGAGAAGCACGTCAAGACCGACGCTATCCCCGGCCAGACGTCGACGACGTGGTTCGACACCGGCGAAACCGGCGAGTACCGCGCCGAGTGCTTCGAGCTCTGCGGCACCGGCCACTCGGGCATGACGGCCGACGTGATCGTGATGGAACCCGAGGCCTACGAGCAGTGGCTCGCGAATCAGTCCGATAGCAGCGAAGCGGCGGCGAACGAGAGCGACGGCGCGAACGCTTCGGCGAACAGGCTCGACGCCGGGGACGCCGCGGCGTCCGGGCCAACCCCGAACGACGTCGCAGCGTCCCGGCCGGCCCCGAGCGCCGCTGCGGCGTCCGGGGCGTCCCCCCCGATCGCGGCCCGCGACCGGGGTGAGAGTCGATGA
- the secF gene encoding protein translocase subunit SecF has protein sequence MIQFEVPEIDYDRYTNRQLAAVPLAVLAVALVVIAGWWVVTGAPATLGLDFVGGTELRLQTTDSPDEIREAFDEDVESISTVGGEQNTYLVQFSSSDSETLAQQANDELEPVPDAEDGEVVSQESSIPPTFGQENQSLALWGLVIAFVGMSAIAFILFRTFVPSIAIVISAFSDVMIPLAVMNLAGIPLSLGTVAALLMLIGYSVDSDILLNNHILRRRGEFYESTYRAMNTGVTMTVTSIAAMTVMTIVATFFGIGLLSDIGLVLVVGLSADLMNTYMLNLSLLRWYKFEGVAR, from the coding sequence ATGATTCAGTTCGAGGTACCGGAAATCGACTACGACCGGTACACGAACCGCCAGCTCGCGGCGGTGCCCCTCGCGGTACTTGCCGTGGCGCTGGTGGTGATCGCCGGGTGGTGGGTCGTCACCGGCGCGCCGGCCACGCTCGGGCTCGACTTCGTCGGCGGGACGGAGCTCCGGCTCCAGACGACCGACAGCCCCGACGAGATCAGGGAAGCGTTCGACGAGGACGTCGAATCGATCTCGACGGTCGGCGGCGAGCAGAACACCTACCTCGTCCAGTTCTCGAGTAGCGACTCCGAGACGCTGGCCCAGCAGGCCAACGACGAGCTCGAACCAGTGCCCGACGCCGAGGACGGCGAGGTCGTCAGCCAGGAGAGTTCGATCCCGCCGACGTTCGGGCAGGAGAACCAGAGCCTCGCACTGTGGGGGCTGGTCATCGCGTTCGTCGGGATGAGCGCGATCGCGTTCATCCTGTTCCGGACGTTCGTCCCGAGCATCGCGATCGTGATCTCCGCGTTCAGCGACGTGATGATCCCGCTGGCGGTGATGAACCTCGCGGGCATCCCGCTGTCGCTGGGGACCGTCGCCGCCCTGCTGATGTTGATCGGTTACAGCGTGGACTCCGATATCCTGCTGAACAACCACATCCTCCGGCGGCGCGGCGAGTTCTACGAGAGCACCTACCGCGCGATGAACACCGGCGTGACGATGACCGTCACCTCCATCGCCGCGATGACCGTGATGACGATCGTGGCGACGTTCTTCGGCATCGGGCTGCTGTCGGACATCGGCCTCGTGCTGGTCGTCGGCCTCTCCGCCGACCTGATGAACACCTACATGCTCAACCTCAGTCTGCTTCGCTGGTACAAGTTCGAGGGGGTGGCGCGATGA
- a CDS encoding MMPL family transporter — protein sequence MKPIELVRNNLRISILVALIALACFFLFVPGAGLGDDIGGNETAVDTPTNLKYGIELGGGARIRAPVDGVTAENVDVSRDEQGELAAAVANELGLDQPRVAVSAEGNTVEVFSGNVSDAELETALQETGHGSGDVTIRSGVTAETRDTMVEVLETRVQNTGFTGATVSEVQVGDEWYIVVEAPGRNVDIGELRDVIQNRGVVEVVAHYPTDNQSGNGTGYEQQVALRADGITQVGNIESQEGGDGYQFSVTLTQEAAPGYSDLMVESGIASNPQCAYSEDTDPSQWGYCQLIVYDNETITGLTMNPGLGDLMENDQFALDPTFVVSTPDRQSAQEIRTSMQQGSLPATLDLGEDSSSYEIQPDQAQQFRTSSALTGLIAVLTVVLVVFLRYGNPRVAAPMSVTALSEVVILLGFAAAIKMPIDLSHVAGFIAVVGTGVDDLIIIADEVLDEGDVSSGRVFDSRFRKAFWVIGAAAATTIIAMSPLAVLSLGELRGFAIITILGVLIGVFITRPAYGNILRRLKTDK from the coding sequence ATGAAGCCGATCGAACTCGTCCGGAACAACCTCCGGATCTCGATCCTCGTCGCGCTGATCGCGCTGGCGTGTTTCTTCCTGTTCGTCCCCGGCGCCGGTCTGGGCGACGACATCGGCGGCAACGAGACGGCGGTCGACACGCCGACGAACCTCAAGTACGGCATCGAGCTCGGCGGCGGCGCCCGGATCCGGGCGCCCGTCGACGGCGTCACGGCCGAGAACGTCGACGTCAGTCGGGACGAACAGGGTGAGCTCGCCGCCGCGGTGGCAAACGAGCTCGGCCTCGACCAGCCGCGGGTGGCGGTCAGCGCCGAGGGCAACACCGTCGAGGTGTTCAGCGGCAACGTCAGCGACGCCGAACTCGAAACGGCCTTACAGGAGACCGGACACGGGAGCGGCGACGTCACGATACGCAGCGGCGTCACCGCCGAGACCCGCGACACGATGGTCGAAGTGCTCGAAACCCGCGTCCAGAACACCGGCTTCACCGGCGCGACGGTGAGCGAGGTGCAGGTCGGCGACGAGTGGTACATCGTCGTCGAGGCGCCCGGCCGGAACGTCGACATCGGCGAACTCCGGGACGTCATCCAGAACCGCGGCGTCGTCGAAGTCGTCGCGCACTACCCGACCGACAACCAGAGCGGCAACGGGACCGGCTACGAACAGCAGGTCGCGCTGCGAGCCGACGGCATCACGCAGGTCGGCAACATCGAGTCACAGGAGGGCGGCGACGGCTACCAGTTCTCCGTGACGCTCACCCAGGAGGCCGCGCCCGGGTACTCGGACCTGATGGTCGAGTCCGGGATCGCGAGCAATCCCCAGTGCGCGTACTCCGAGGACACCGATCCCAGTCAGTGGGGCTACTGTCAGCTGATCGTCTACGACAACGAGACGATCACCGGACTGACGATGAACCCCGGGCTCGGCGACTTGATGGAAAACGACCAGTTCGCGCTGGATCCGACGTTCGTCGTCTCGACGCCGGACCGCCAGAGCGCCCAGGAGATCCGCACCAGCATGCAGCAGGGTAGCCTGCCCGCGACGCTGGACCTGGGCGAGGACTCCAGCAGCTACGAAATCCAGCCCGATCAGGCCCAGCAGTTCCGGACCAGCTCGGCGCTGACCGGCCTCATCGCGGTGCTAACGGTCGTGCTCGTGGTGTTCCTGCGGTACGGTAACCCGCGGGTCGCGGCGCCGATGTCGGTCACCGCGCTCTCGGAGGTGGTGATACTGCTCGGCTTCGCTGCGGCGATCAAGATGCCGATCGACCTCTCGCACGTCGCCGGGTTCATCGCGGTCGTCGGGACCGGGGTGGACGACCTGATCATCATCGCCGACGAGGTGTTAGACGAGGGCGACGTCAGCTCCGGCCGGGTGTTCGACAGTCGGTTCCGGAAGGCGTTCTGGGTGATCGGCGCCGCGGCGGCGACGACGATCATCGCGATGAGCCCGCTGGCGGTGCTCTCGCTCGGCGAGCTGCGCGGGTTCGCCATCATCACGATCCTCGGCGTGCTGATCGGCGTGTTCATCACCCGACCCGCCTACGGGAACATCCTCCGGCGGCTGAAGACGGACAAGTAG
- the rnhB gene encoding ribonuclease HII, with product MEYAFGADEAGRGPALGSMFVAAVAVDAAAAIPAGVDDSKQLSRERREELAAELRGDDRVQASVVEIPTERIDAPESGMNELTVDAQARALDAVVEPGTAGIVDACHTDAERFARRVGDGVDADVEVCAEHGADETYPVVSAASVLAKVARDRHVDALAETYGDVGSGYPSDSTTREFIRSYVEEYGELPDCARESWGTCEDALAAAEQSALDQF from the coding sequence ATGGAGTACGCCTTCGGCGCCGACGAGGCCGGCCGCGGCCCGGCGCTCGGCTCGATGTTCGTCGCGGCGGTCGCGGTCGACGCCGCGGCGGCGATCCCGGCCGGCGTCGACGACTCGAAGCAACTCTCCCGGGAGCGCCGCGAGGAGCTCGCGGCCGAGCTGCGCGGCGACGACCGCGTTCAGGCGTCCGTCGTGGAGATCCCGACCGAGCGCATCGACGCCCCCGAATCCGGGATGAACGAGCTGACCGTCGACGCCCAGGCGCGGGCGCTCGACGCCGTCGTCGAGCCTGGAACCGCGGGAATCGTCGACGCCTGCCACACCGACGCCGAACGGTTCGCCCGACGCGTCGGCGACGGCGTCGACGCCGACGTCGAGGTATGCGCCGAACACGGCGCCGACGAGACGTACCCGGTCGTCAGCGCGGCGAGCGTGCTCGCGAAGGTCGCACGGGATCGCCATGTCGACGCGCTCGCCGAGACGTACGGCGACGTGGGCAGCGGCTACCCGAGCGACTCGACCACTCGCGAGTTCATCCGGTCGTACGTCGAGGAGTACGGCGAGCTACCGGACTGCGCCCGCGAGAGCTGGGGCACCTGCGAGGACGCGCTGGCGGCCGCCGAGCAGTCGGCGTTGGATCAGTTCTAA
- a CDS encoding V-type ATP synthase subunit D, which translates to MAKDVKPTRKNLMAIEDRIELSERGHDTLEKKRDGLIMEFMDILDQAQDVRANLEADYEHAQTTIDKARAMEGDVAVRGAAAALKEHPEITTESKNIMGVVVPQIESTRVKKSLDQRGYGVLGTSARIDEAAEAYEDLLESIILAAEVETAMKKMLEEIETTKRRVNALEFKLLPDLKENQEYIEQKLEEQEREEIFRMKKIKEKKEEAEEEEERAEAEREAEPLQADD; encoded by the coding sequence ATGGCCAAAGACGTCAAGCCCACTCGGAAGAACCTGATGGCGATCGAGGATCGCATCGAGCTCTCCGAGCGGGGCCACGACACGCTGGAGAAGAAGCGCGACGGCCTGATCATGGAGTTCATGGACATCCTCGACCAGGCCCAGGACGTCCGGGCGAACCTCGAGGCCGACTACGAGCACGCCCAGACGACGATCGACAAGGCCCGCGCGATGGAGGGCGACGTCGCGGTGCGGGGCGCGGCCGCCGCGCTCAAGGAGCACCCCGAGATCACGACCGAGTCCAAGAACATCATGGGCGTCGTCGTCCCCCAGATCGAGTCCACGCGCGTCAAGAAGAGCCTCGACCAGCGGGGCTACGGCGTGCTCGGCACCTCCGCGCGGATCGACGAGGCCGCCGAAGCCTACGAGGATCTGCTGGAGTCGATCATCCTCGCCGCCGAGGTCGAGACGGCGATGAAGAAGATGCTCGAGGAGATCGAGACGACCAAGCGGCGCGTCAACGCCCTGGAGTTCAAGCTCCTGCCCGACCTCAAGGAGAACCAGGAGTACATCGAGCAGAAGCTCGAGGAGCAGGAGCGCGAGGAGATCTTCCGCATGAAGAAGATCAAGGAGAAAAAGGAGGAAGCCGAGGAAGAGGAGGAGCGCGCCGAGGCCGAGCGCGAGGCCGAGCCCCTGCAGGCCGACGACTGA
- a CDS encoding DUF6276 family protein, which produces MRCDACGDESVVAFDVPDELREYAPDEAGVAAICPTCLDVRSASDADVQGGDAADAAASAHDAFPADPDAAAGVALLLGLLESLVLNKSEIQSLVDHLEASGTDVFLVLDRLEADPDVDPQVDLERRRPQLQQLIE; this is translated from the coding sequence ATGCGCTGTGACGCCTGCGGCGACGAGAGCGTGGTCGCGTTCGACGTGCCCGACGAGCTGCGCGAGTACGCGCCTGACGAGGCGGGCGTGGCCGCGATCTGCCCGACCTGTCTCGACGTCCGGTCCGCGTCCGACGCCGACGTGCAGGGTGGCGACGCCGCGGACGCCGCTGCGTCAGCCCACGACGCCTTCCCGGCCGATCCGGACGCCGCCGCGGGGGTCGCGCTGCTGCTCGGATTGCTGGAGTCGCTGGTGCTGAACAAGTCCGAAATCCAGTCGCTGGTCGACCACCTCGAAGCGAGCGGTACGGACGTGTTCCTCGTGCTGGATCGGTTAGAGGCCGATCCGGACGTCGACCCGCAGGTGGATCTGGAGCGGCGGCGACCGCAGCTCCAGCAGCTGATCGAGTAA
- a CDS encoding thiamine pyrophosphate-dependent dehydrogenase E1 component subunit alpha gives MYRVIDERDLDETGVSADAALAIYREMVRARRFDERALALQRRGWMSGYPPFRGQEATQVGAVRAMAGDDWLVPTYRSNAAQIARGVPMSDLLLFRRGHAEFRSNHDRPVFPQAVPIATQLPHAVGVGMAADYRDDDNAVLCLFGDGATSEGDFHEAVNFAGVFDAPVVFLCENNGWAISMPAERQTASPTIAEKADAYGIDGERVDGNDPLAVRDVVAAALEQARAGEPVLVESLTYRQGAHTTSDDPSRYREDAPEFPEWRTADPVERYEAYLIEQGLLDAETCEAIRAGAGDAVDRAVGRAEAVSDPSAGEVFDHVYDTLPPELERQKRELLTQTDGEGEARPSSDGATGTDGDGETTADEE, from the coding sequence GTGTACAGGGTTATCGACGAGCGCGATCTCGACGAAACAGGTGTCTCGGCGGACGCCGCGCTCGCGATCTACCGCGAGATGGTCCGGGCGCGGCGCTTCGACGAGCGCGCGCTCGCGCTCCAGCGCCGCGGCTGGATGAGCGGCTACCCGCCGTTCAGGGGCCAGGAGGCGACGCAGGTCGGCGCCGTTCGCGCGATGGCGGGCGACGACTGGCTCGTCCCGACGTACCGCTCGAACGCCGCCCAGATCGCCCGCGGCGTCCCGATGAGCGACCTCCTCCTGTTCCGGCGAGGGCACGCCGAGTTCCGCTCGAACCATGACCGCCCCGTGTTCCCGCAGGCGGTGCCCATCGCGACACAGCTCCCCCACGCCGTCGGGGTGGGGATGGCCGCGGACTACCGGGACGACGACAACGCCGTGCTGTGCCTGTTCGGCGACGGCGCGACCAGCGAGGGCGACTTCCACGAGGCCGTCAACTTCGCGGGCGTGTTCGACGCCCCGGTCGTCTTCCTCTGCGAGAACAACGGCTGGGCCATCTCGATGCCGGCCGAGCGCCAGACTGCCAGCCCCACCATTGCCGAGAAAGCCGACGCCTACGGCATCGACGGCGAGCGCGTCGACGGCAACGATCCGCTGGCGGTCCGGGACGTCGTCGCCGCCGCTCTGGAGCAGGCGCGAGCGGGCGAGCCGGTGCTCGTCGAGAGCCTGACCTACCGGCAGGGCGCCCACACCACGAGCGACGACCCCTCCCGGTACCGCGAGGACGCCCCCGAGTTCCCCGAGTGGCGCACCGCCGACCCGGTCGAGCGCTACGAGGCGTACCTGATCGAGCAGGGGCTGCTCGACGCCGAAACCTGCGAGGCGATCCGCGCGGGCGCCGGCGACGCCGTCGATCGGGCGGTCGGGCGCGCAGAAGCGGTGTCCGACCCATCCGCCGGCGAGGTGTTCGACCATGTCTACGACACCCTGCCGCCGGAACTGGAACGACAAAAGCGAGAGCTGCTGACGCAGACTGACGGCGAAGGAGAGGCGCGGCCGAGCAGCGACGGCGCGACCGGCACCGACGGCGATGGCGAGACGACTGCGGACGAAGAGTAG